A portion of the Paenibacillus hamazuiensis genome contains these proteins:
- a CDS encoding DUF779 domain-containing protein yields MEVRKVLATDAALELIERLKEKYGPLMFHQSGGCCDGSSPMCYREGEFMLGDQDVRLGEIGGAGFYMSRAQYEYWKYTQLIIDVVPGRGGMFSLEGPEGQRFLTRSRVFTEAELKELQL; encoded by the coding sequence ATGGAAGTGCGGAAAGTTTTGGCGACGGACGCAGCGCTGGAGCTGATCGAGCGGCTGAAGGAGAAATATGGGCCGCTGATGTTCCATCAGTCGGGCGGATGCTGCGACGGAAGCTCGCCGATGTGCTACCGGGAAGGGGAGTTTATGCTCGGAGATCAGGACGTTCGGCTCGGGGAAATCGGCGGAGCGGGCTTTTATATGAGCCGGGCTCAGTACGAATACTGGAAATATACGCAGTTGATCATCGACGTCGTCCCCGGCAGAGGAGGCATGTTTTCGCTGGAAGGGCCGGAAGGACAGCGGTTTCTCACACGTTCGCGCGTTTTTACGGAGGCGGAGCTGAAGGAGCTGCAATTATAA